The DNA window CAGGTTCTCCATGACTTTGACTTCTTCGTTGACATGGTTGAGGATCTTACGACAGGATTCTGCTGCTTGGTTAATGTtctctttttccatttcatCATCTGTGAGAAATGGATAGTGGTTATAAACCAGATTTTgcgtaatgctttttttgttttcttgttcattaatgcttatttattcctatgatggcaaAAAACGTTCAACAACCTTTACTCCTTTGTTAATGTTACATAATCcattagaaatcattcaaatatgctgatttgatgctcaattAATGCTTCTCAGCAAACTATGGCTCTGTGTagtaaattctaaaaaataccATGTTTACTAACAagtttttaaagacattaatatacacttcataaataaaaaaaactttaaactttaaaacagtttaaaatactggtttatttctgtttattgtgCGTATTTGGGTTTCATCTGCAGGCATATTTGGAGTTTTTGTGTCTTGTGTGTGAGCGCCCCCTGGCCTTTAGATGGAGATTTACTACTGATCACAGAACTGGTACACATGGGTAGAGAGTGCAATATCATTTATGCGATAATATTCATTGTCCTGATTTTAGCCCattatgttttgcttttaaaggaaaaaaaaaaagtaaaaatcctTACCAGTGCTCTTGGCAATGTTTTCCAGCAGAAGAGGATACTTAGTTAGTCTTTGCATCTCTATGGGAATGATATCTTTCAGCTGTAGCCTCCGACACTGTGGCTTACTCTCTGCCTCCTACAACGCAAAcacagaatatttaaataataataaaaaaaaaaaagatgttgacTGGGCGAATAGTTGCAGTATCACTGAAAACAGTGTTTTAAGAGTAAACGTACCAGTATGAAAGCATTAAAACGGGGATCTTTCTTCTGTCTGCTCTTTATCTGCTCCAGCGCCCAGGACTGGTAGCTACAGAAACGTGCGGTGAGCTTCTGAAACCATTCTCCTTCTGAGCCACTGAACTAAAGAGATAGAAACATGTCTACTTATGTAACAGCTAAGACAAGCTCATGTTGTCAAGATGAAATGCTGAATAACACAGTGTTGAGGAAGAACATGAAGAACTAGCATTTAGCAAACTCTAGGCTACTTACCCTGTTGAGAAGTGGTGTGCTTATGGTTTTGACAATGAACTCATCCCCCTGCCGCAGTTTTTTTAGGTTCTCATAGAAAGCATCTAGAAAAGAATGGATTCAAGCTATGTCAAGGCTGTTCATAATATGAAGGAATCTtttaaaacaatgcagatttgagtccattaatatatttgaagtGGATACATACAGTGCATCTCTATGATCTCATCGAGGCTGGGGAAGATGGTGGCCGTTTCAGTCATGGTCATAATCTCTTCCCTCTCCAGCGGACGAGAAAACACAGTCTGCAATACACTCAGCATACGGACATGAGCGTGCTCCGTCGTAAACAGCTctgagagacacagagaaaaaTATGTTCATCATTGCAGCCTGCTACACAGATTTAACAAAAAGGCATTCTTGCTTGTATTACCATTAATGACTTCTTGTCTTTTGATTTCTTTCTTGCTCAGTTTTTTCACGTCCTCAGGAGCAGCAAGACCCCTCCAGTTGGGTGGGTCCTGCTCAAGCTCCAGGATTCGGGGCTCTATCTCCTCCTGCTGAGGGAAGGGGGCAAAACATTGACCAGTGACGGGGCCGTCAGGCAAAAATCCACCTTCCGcactaagaaaaacaaatgaagggGGAAAAATTAAAAGGGATACATGTTaagcattgtaaaaaaaaattgttaaggTAGTGATGATTACAATCCCTGGATTGAGAAGCCCCTTGTGCTGCTGTCTCCTGCGGACAGTGTGTGTATGGGTGTTTCTAAATGTGAGTGACGGTTAGTCTTTGCCTTACGAGACTGAATGCTGTGGGGAGGGTGAGAGGGGGTGAGAGGTAGAGGTTGACTGCAGGTCCACGTCGCTACGGGAGCGAGACTGCTTGGCCCGGGTAGAGCCACTACGGCGAGAGTGACGGCGCTCCACGCAAAGGCTCTCGCTGCGGCGCACATTCCTGAATACCCAAGAGAAGGGGAGGGGGTGGGGTAAGGGAAAAGATAGAGGAAAAAGAAGaaccagaagagaaaaaaggaagcaaaaagGACAGGAACATAAAGAAGACGACGTGGGAAAAAAAGACCAgggaatgaaaaatgaaaagggGAGGGCAGAAGATGGGAAAGggggaaaggaaaagaaagcaacagaaaggagaaaaaaaaattgggaaaagtgaatgaattaagaaagaataaaaataaagaaaataaggaAATAAAGGGAAGAgggattaaaaataaacagaatgagATCAAATGAAATGGTAGaggaaaggaaaaaggaaacaaaataaagaagagaaacagatgaaaaggaaaggaaaggaaaggaaaggaaaggaaaggaaaggaaaggaaaggaaaggaaagggcAATGAAGTAGTAGAAACGTGGAAAGAAGATTAAATGACAGTGAGGTTACAGACCACAGTCCAAAACAGAATTGAACAAGAAttgatgaagaagaaaaagtaaGTGAAATGTTAAGACAAATGATGTCAAAACCACGTTGTCACATGTCATTAGCACTAGTTCACAGGGAGATTCATTCAGCCGCATCAATTTAAGACTCTTCTGGGATCCACATTAACAAACATCTCCTGCTCTTTCTAATGTGTCATTTACAGCATCTCAGTGCACTTAAACACCTCAATTATACTGATATGAAACACTACTGGCTAAGTGGGCTTCATTCATGCAAAGCATCCCAAAAGGCAGACACTTCTGCCCTCAATACCTAAAGCCCAAAACCTGAGAAGAACCATACTTAGCCATGCAGTGAGTAGGAGTGTATGTCTAGGATGAATCTAATGCTTAAAAAACTGTGTCATTCATTGTACAATATTTTCTaatgtatgcataataaaatgtaatgtaaactgTTTAGGAAGAGAacgtgtgtgtgcatcagtAGCAGTTGAGGCTGGCAGAGAATCCCAGAGACAATCACGCAGACCCACCTTGTCTTCTTTCTGTAAAAACATAGGGCGAACGAGTAGTTACAGCATAACCGAGAACAAATCGTTTATTAATAAACACCCAACCGAAAAATTCCAACTATAAACCAACTAACCTCAACACTACCCTAAACAAAATCTCAAAGCCAACAACAAAGCGAGACAGAGCGTACAACAACAGACATCAGCAACAAACAGCGCTTCCACATGAAGGATAGTTGCACgagtaaaataaaaacgcaCAGCTAATCCAGTAATGCTAGTTTCACACCAGATACTGTAAACACTGAGCTTTTAAAGGGTTAgcccacaaaatgaaaattctgtcattaattactcacccttatgttgttacaaaccctttgttcatctttggaatacAGAATAAGATTGTGACCCTGCGTGGACAACAACACAACTGGAATGTTCCCAGAAGCAGAAACATAGTAAGGACATCTGTAAAATAGGgactcaacttcagttttgcaaagCTATGAGAatcctttttatgttttaaaagaaaaataacgtAACTTATTCAATAATTTCAAAGGTTTTAAGAGTATTTAGCTATTTTGTAGAGTACCACAATGTATGCACAAACTTTGTCCAGAACATAATCAACATAACAATCCAAATTGTTGAATAagtttttattgatgttttcttTGGGCACAAAAAGCATTTCTGTAGATTTCGCAAAACTTTGAAGTTGAGGCACCGATGTCTTGAAATATTCCGATTGCGTTGCTGTCTACACAGTGTCAGAGAGCTGTTGTTTGTGGTCCAAAGATGAACGAAGAtgttatgggtttggaatgacatgagggtgagtaaataatgacagaactttcatctttgggtgaactaaaccTTTAAGTTATGTTTATGTTCAAAAACCAAAGACAGCTGGTTCAGTTCCCACAAGTAACTATCACCATTGTACCAAACTACAGAAGATAAGGTTACTCCAGCAAAATCTGCCATACATGCAACAGTAAGTCATGTTGGATGACAGCATCTGCTAAATATCTACCTACTAAACGAAGAAGCAAAAACATAACCTTTCAAAAAGTCATGTTTGCTCAAATTCAGACAAAACCTGCTTATTTTGATAGCGTCTTGCCTTGGCGCAACATTGCGAAACATAGAGCTGACTGAATGCAAAGAAAGACTGCGTCATGgataaaatgtaaactgaaagCTAACAAAACACAACTGACACTGCAAAACATCAGGTGGAGGATGAGGAACAAAGAcaaagaggtaaaaaaaaaaaaaacgaggcgGCACAATGCAGAGACAAAAATTAAAGTGGGAAGAAAGGGAGTTAGGATAGGAGGGGAAAGGGAGGGAGGCGCGTATGCGCAATAAGGGATTGTCTTGGTCTTTGTTGTCCTTAAGGAGGGTAGCATATATTGCGGGCAGCAGCAGGAGCAGCAGCACAGGAGGGACACCGCACACTCCCCGAGACAAAGCAGGCAGGGAGTTTTTACACCCTCTCTTATTTATGTAGTACAAAGTAACACTGTAACTACTGAACAACttaaaaagcatgcaaactgtttgcttaatgtttttcattttacttgtgtgtttttatatctgCTCCTCATTACCTGCCACTGTCCTGACTGTCATCTGGAAGTGTGTCAATGACGGAGAGAGGTTCACAGATGGTGAGACTCCCAGCTGTACTGACAGGAGATGCATCTCCAACATCTGGGACTGGTTTTGGGTCTGAGCGAGAACAGGAGAAAAGTGACAGCACTGCACgtgaaacattaataatatcaAAGCCCACTTGTAGccttatttatttgcatttgttgtttgttttacatgAATCTTGGTATCATGATACACTGGTACCATATCAGTACCAGTATTATGAGCCGACattacagaatttttaaaagattttattgcTATAAGTTAATATTTGAGATTGAAATATACTGTTTGAAGTTAACTGTGCAGTTGTTGACTTGTTGTTCTCACGTAGCCattaaaatgactcattttagtaatttttttgtttgtttttgtacaaaattaattatttattttttacataatttagaTATTACCAATTTGAGGCTTGTATGCATCAGCCACAATTAAAAACTGGTGTATGCTTGATTTAGTATGGTGGCAGTGCAgctttgtatatattattttattccccatatatatatattttaaaatggctcACATGCGCCATGTCAGTTGATCTCCCATTTGTCCAGTGTGCTTAAATCTAAAACATGCAAGACACATTTTCTGATCCTCACCCGTGTCACTCTGAGAGTCTGGACTGGTAGTCACACTGACGCTGATGGTCAAGTCTTCAATGCAGTCAGGGCCAAGAGCGCTACCTGACCCCACACCAGGTTTCCGCACTGAAATAATGCAGCTATCAATTATAGACCCTCGAGGAGGCTGGGGATTTGGTTTGATTGGCTTTACTAGACCATGAGAAAATAAGAGAACATATGAATCAAGAGCAAcatgtaaaacatgtaaaacattataaacaatCAAAGAATGACAGATGGTCATTGTGCGGTTCTAACAAGAAGACATGACAGATGGACAACTAGATTAAAGAGAAGGGGGCATTTAGGAGTCTGATCCAACAATGTTAGTCATTCACTGGGCAAGGGCATTTCAAAGGTCAATCAAGCCCATGAATCTTAAGTAAACGGGAacccaaacacaaacaaacaacacacaaaaatctgaaatgtgtttgtgaaaaaaTCACTTGTAAGcaagcataaataataaaaaaaaaacattttaaacacattatcACAATCAAAGTCACCTcaaccagaaaaacaaaatcaggaAATGAAAACTACAGAGAAACCCATGAGTTTGAAGTGGAACATGCAAACATGCATTAGATTTGATTAGCAAGGGAATATACCATCCAAGAAGACACAATCTACTCAAAGAACAGACCATAATACCTTCACAGTCCAATCTAGTTTGCTTACCATCATCTGCAAGAGGAAAACATAGCAAAGTTCCTTTAAATTCTACATCCATCTTTGATCTTGCAGgtatttcagtgtgtgtgtgtgtgtgtgtatatatatatatatatatatatatatatatatatatatatatatatatatacatatacatatacacatatacatatacacacacacacacacacataaatacatgcagaaTGTTTCATACTATAAGCTACAGAAGCACCTCCTGGTTTCTGTATACATTGGTTTCAATGATCTTAGCAGGTGTCTGAGATGTTATGGGTAATTAGTGTAAATGGTTGAATGCATAGTGATATAATACAGGTTTGGTCAATGAGCGTGTGATGTAAGTAGGGCGTGTGTTCCGAGGGAGAGGGATGAAGAGATTTTTTTGAGTACGTACATGGAGGAGGTTTTTTGTCAGGTTTGCTGGGTTTGTTGGTTCCCCATGGCTGTTCAACAGAAAAGGAAACAATACTATTAGACAAGATAACACAAGTTCAGTATGTAAAATGAAAGTCAGAGGAATTCTGTTGTAGAATAAACTATGGAGAATGTCATCTAACCTTCAGCACGGAAGGGACAGAGGGCCGCCATCCTGACTTAGTCTTCTTGTTGTCAAGTGCTCTGGTTTTGACACCAAGTTGCTTCATATAAAAGGCAACTGCTCCAAAGATGGAGTTACTGAAGGGAGTAGAAATAACAGAACAGGTTACAAAGAGTACTGAAAAGTCATTCTATAGCTTAATGTGTCACCAGCACCACATTAACAATGTACGTTTGTACATTCATGCTATTTAGGGTTTCTGTGACATTTGATAAGTTTTAGGGTGGTTCatgaaatttgtgttttttttagtattctAAACCTCCACAACGTTTTTAAAGTACAAcactgcatatatttttataaaaaattactgCTTTTTATGAAAGTAATCTTTCATACTCCTATccaaaaatagtaaaattgtataatattaatacaatttataataaataaaatttttccaaaagacatttactgtatttactgccagttttgatcaaatgaatgcattttgccgaaaaattcatttaatttcctttaaaacattactgattttttttttttaatggtagcGTATATTCTAAGCCCTCAGACTTCACTATACAAAACATTATGACGGTCACAGTTGAGGTATTTCCTCTGTGCAGCTCAAGTCATGTGATCTGTGACTAGTCAGTGCAGTCCCCCAGTGTGTTATCAAATTGTCCAAGTGCCTCAGATGGGATCTTCACCTGGCATCAAGCCATTTCCTTCCCTTTAATAGAACAACAGAATCTCCAAtgaaggaggagaaagagaagagggAGAGGGAGGAGGACAGGAAAGGGGAGGGACAGAAGTCTTGAGGAGGAGACTGTGCACATGTGCATGTCTATTGTGCCATGCACACATGGATTAAGTGATACAGCTGTGCACGACAAAATGAACAACTGCAACAGCTGCAAGTATCCAATAACACTCATGGGCACATTGTACAACTTCAGTCTGGAGTTCTTTTCATAAAACATGCTTATATTGCAATACTTAGCAGTCAAATCAAACCAACAAAACAATGTAAACTGTTATGAAAGACTGGTAacttcataaaaacatattttcattggAAAAGATGGGTTTACAATTACAGATTAAAGTGGCTGTTGATGACtttaattctataaataaaaagtaaacaaaactaCACACCAGTACATAATATAACAACGATCACAGGAAAATACACGCAACTGACTTTTGCATTCTGCACCtgcacttacaaaaaaaaaagaaaatcaagaaaaaatacTCACCTTTTGTCTTTGTCGGCAACAATTGAGGGGCTGCAAAAGCAAAACCGAAATAATTAGGTACATCAAAGGAAAAATGCAGCACTGAGCTAAGAGACTCACCGCTTAAAGTTAAGTAACATTTTTTCTTCCTCGTTCTCGACCGGTTTTTAACTCTGTTTTAGGACGGTGAAATCTAAAGGTTTCAAGCTTTTCTTGACTCAAAATGACAGTAACTGTTGTATTGTTTGTAGAATTCAAACTAATGAACATATTCTGTCACGTGCAAatgaagtaaagaaaaaaaaaaaaaaaagatctacaAAAAATGGTGGTGCATCAAAAAATGCACTCAGGCAAAAATTTGCAATACAAAGCAATACAATGAAACAGTCTCTTGCAGAACTAGATGTCTGAGCTACACTATCTTCTTAAACTGCAAAAAGTACGATGGCACTCTCCTAAGGCACTGAGGTTGTCCTACGGTGATGTCCAGAAGCAAGCAAAGAGCTTCGGCTGTGGAACTTGCTATTTAACTGTGTTTTTGCCTGATGCAACCGGCATGCAAGAACATGGAAATCGGATACTTATGTTTTcctatgataataaaaaaaggaggaGCGTGATAAGGAATCCCTAGCGTCTGGCCAATCAAAACTCTTGATCCGCCTCTGAGATTAAGAGTGCAGCCAATGGGAGCGTCTGAAGGTGAGGTCATTACTGTTCTACTGAGGGAGGAGAATGGATGAGGGGGGGGGGACTGTGCGAGAGGAAGCGGATAGTGTTTGGGAAAACAGAGGACGATTGTGTGGAAGAATATGAAGACTGAATACCCATACTGAGACCATCAGACATCAAAAGAATCTGTGTGAAGTCTCTGAGGACGCATTATGTCTCTAATAATGTCACTGAATGTGAGACACAGTGTcttctgtgcatgtttttgtccATTCAGCCTATATATCTCTTTACAATGTCATCTTATTTTTACAGCAAATATTAAGTATCCTGCCTAACTGCAAACTGGCTTTTGTCCCTTGCTCTTTTCCTCTCTGCTGGCTTCAAACGTGACCCCAACCTCATCCCCCTTTCCATCATTCTCTCTGGCGGAGAGCCAGAAAGCAGAGACTTCCTGCCAGCGTGGCATTTCTGACTCCATCCTCTCTCTACCACTTCCTCTCTCTTTGCCACCATTTCTTTCCTCTGGATTAATAGGGCAGACTTCAAGTTGTAACATggtgtgtttttaatagaaaGATAGGGTGTGCCTAGACAGAGCATCCAAACCAACTTGGACTGCAGGAGTCCCGACTGaatcaaatgttaaaagtaCAGAAACcgctaaataaatgcaatacaatgcaaaaacaacacatcATTCTGTCTGGCTGCATACTGAGCTTTTGATTCCCAAAGAAATGGCTCTAAAGTcggtttttttaatcaaaaacttAAAAAGAATCAAAGTTTGACGAACCCTTACTTGGCCATTACAGAGTCAACAACCGACTCGCTTGAGactaatggctgctgaaaatccagctctGCCATGAgaggaataaaatatatttcaaaatatagaaaacaatTTGCAgttacatttcacaatattcctaattttactatatttgttaatttaccaaaatgcagccttggtaagcactttaaaaattaaaaaaaaataaaataaaaaccctaCCCCTAGAACCCTACCTTTGGAATGCTACTGtatacaatatgtattgttgttttcatatatgtatataggaACTTATCTGTAGAGATGGGGCACTTGATAGAGCTTTCAACAGAGGAACATGTTTGGTTCTTTTGCTATATAGTGGTCAGTGAGCACCAGTTTATCCATGCTGGTTTTCATTGAGTAAAAACAATGAACTAAATCCAGATTGGCAATGTCTGTTCAAAAGAGGAGAAATGCTCAGCGGTCTCCTCCTGACTTGCTTCCTCCACTCAATTCCTATGGGGTGTAATATAAATGCTTGCAGTCCAATGTTCACCCTATAATGTGAATCTACTACAATATTGCAACTCTTTGTGATGCCTGACAATTAAAGAACCCAAGCTGCTttgcttaaagggacagttcatgtAAAATTTAAGACTGCTTTTTTTTACCCTCACTCGCATTGTTAACTTTCTTTCATGAGCACATAAAATAActgtatgaaataaaaacataaattgcaTTAGAtttctgcttaatatatttattctgatcatgtgatgctgaaaaatgtcacatatttgcatttatttgcaaatattaaaaatgcattaaaaagtaaaagcgTTCCATGATTAAGAAGAACAATATGTTTGAAACttgattttaaacttttaaaaggtggattaaataatatataacacacacacacaaatatatattatatatgactGTCATATATAGGAAGATGAAATATAagtaacttaatattttatttttcttaaataattataagaaattaatattttatttcaacatacaaaactacaaataaaaagtgaaatatgaaaacGACTAATATGACAGAATTTAGCACATATGAATGGTTCACTGAATTATCGATTCACTTGAATccattaataaaacactgttGTGTGTTGATCAGAGATGCACAACAGTTCTTATAGggctttattttcattggcaAAATGACAATGGgtctaaaaagtaattatttgcACTTTTACCTTCTCTTCACTTTTAGGTGAAAACTTGGTATctaaaataatatctaaaaaaaatcaatataggATGTAttgaataatgtaaaaatatattattcaataaaaaaacaatataaataatattgtacCATGCATCCTTTTACCGTAGGATTATAGCAGAGAAATCTAATAAATGAcacattattgttttgtttgcgGTTGTTTAGGAATAAGAAGCCTGGTGGTTGCACTATAAATCATGAAAGATAATGAAATCATGAAGAGTGTCATGAAGGACAAACAAATTATATTGATCATGCCAATTTCAGGCAAGCAACCATTTAACTTTTGCCCTACGCTTTCAAAAGGTGACTGAGTTGCATCAGTTACAGCAAAGAAAGGCCCAATCCATaacaaaagaatacatttaGAGCCAAGAATGAAGATTTGGTGGATACATCACCTGAGTTAATTGAACTGCGCATAAAGCACAACAGTGAGTGGAGTGAATTCTGATACTGCTATTATAGAATTCATTGCAAGGGGTCAAACAGCCCAGCAGCAAGAAGATCCTGTGCAGTATGACACTTTCAATAGGCATCACTTAGCAGCCGGTGAGTGAATATCGACAGAGACTCGGGGGTTCTGATCCGCTGTGAATGCAGATTTGACAATAGTTGTATTCTGTCTAAGCgaatcgagagagagagagaagtgttGGTGATTCTCTTCCCTACTGCATACATGGTGTTTGTCTCAGCAGGGCACCAAAAACCCATAGCAGACGGTTTTGGATTATAGGTTAGGCACAGTGGAGGGCAGCAAAAGGCAAAGGTCTGGCTCCGTGTTTCAGACAAGAAACGGAACACCTGCTATTTCTCTTTCAACCATGACAAGAGagtcaaatagaaaacagacacCTGACAGATGGGCTAATTATTCTACTAGCTAATCCAACTAGGGATGACTAAATACCAATTCTGGtcataatatacacacatgaaaaatactataataacgGTTCTTACTTGGCCTCTACCATCTTTTCCAGCAAAGATTCTGCTACTGCCTTCTCCTTCATTTCCATGGGGATGCGGTCAGTAGGACGATGGGATTCCACATCATTTAGTTCACGCTCATTGGGAGTCATTCCCATCATCCTCTTCTGCCTAATGTGGGACCATAAAGGTAGACAGGTATGGTAATCAAGCACCATGGATAGATGAGGACTTGTTATCAGGGCatgatatttagattttgtgCATTGTGGATGTCAGGTGCTCCAGGttcgctttattttaaagtacatttgcTCGGCCCGTGGCTCTCACCTGAAGTCATCGAGCTGTCGCAGTATCTCTGGACTCTGCATGTACTGGATTTCACTAGCATAGCGTCTTTGTTGTTCATCGCTGATCATTTCTGGGCGCATGCGATCTGAAGGACCACAGTAAGaggaataaattaattttgtgtaaCTACAGCAATAacacattattaacattaagtaacgtGATCTGATTTGGAAAGAAGTGCACTCACCCAGTTCAGAGCCTATGTTATTTGGCACAGGTACTTTGAGAATctggaagagagaaagaatgcgTTGGAAATACTTCAGTCCAAAACATGGAAAAGGATCTAATCAGGGCTAGGGCTTTAGGGACTTTTTACACTGGTAGTTGCGCTGTagtcaaaatgtatatatatatatatatatatatatatatatatatatagatagata is part of the Puntigrus tetrazona isolate hp1 chromosome 16, ASM1883169v1, whole genome shotgun sequence genome and encodes:
- the arhgef1b gene encoding rho guanine nucleotide exchange factor 1b isoform X4, whose protein sequence is MNIIGAEDEDFENDEQPMVDDQCSHFNSIDLLKSKPTHLLVFIHHVMLQFDCAPVLCYLHADLFKNFNAKDTKKHFGEFYNTFLEKGAILKVPVPNNIGSELDRMRPEMISDEQQRRYASEIQYMQSPEILRQLDDFRQKRMMGMTPNERELNDVESHRPTDRIPMEMKEKAVAESLLEKMVEANPSIVADKDKSNSIFGAVAFYMKQLGVKTRALDNKKTKSGWRPSVPSVLKPWGTNKPSKPDKKPPPYDVKPIKPNPQPPRGSIIDSCIISVRKPGVGSGSALGPDCIEDLTISVSVTTSPDSQSDTDPKPVPDVGDASPVSTAGSLTICEPLSVIDTLPDDSQDSGRKKTRNVRRSESLCVERRHSRRSGSTRAKQSRSRSDVDLQSTSTSHPLSPSPQHSVSAEGGFLPDGPVTGQCFAPFPQQEEIEPRILELEQDPPNWRGLAAPEDVKKLSKKEIKRQEVINELFTTEHAHVRMLSVLQTVFSRPLEREEIMTMTETATIFPSLDEIIEMHYAFYENLKKLRQGDEFIVKTISTPLLNRFSGSEGEWFQKLTARFCSYQSWALEQIKSRQKKDPRFNAFILEAESKPQCRRLQLKDIIPIEMQRLTKYPLLLENIAKSTDDEMEKENINQAAESCRKILNHVNEEVKVMENLLILKDYQRRLDTSGLKPSNDLYSEYKNIDLSTRTMLFEGPLTWRVTKEKAIDVHCVLVSDLLVLFQKQDDKMVLKCQSKSNIAVQEGKQMLSPIIKLESVFLRDVATDPKALYVIFTWESGAQIYELVAQTIGEKKNWAEVIRATVDELKKRGGGNKLKRDGRSGSMPSSTSGPAYSPVHPPLSPTENGGDLLKSRGGRFKDSLTDEKNKETYPSLIDYLASNGFDPLSHSHSPPEKSAIAALDEVMYLKRLLVGSISLSDDSQTLGENGGTAPESQVADGVEESSTEGRTEGEESGGDGVNKGEEERGISAPLVLSQERLEEVQRRLQMLEEQLKRLQSVEEDHYKLQEALAKYSLQGGHYN
- the arhgef1b gene encoding rho guanine nucleotide exchange factor 1b isoform X5, whose protein sequence is MDHEDAHNGRGTSGAQGSNPAMNIIGAEDEDFENDEQPMVDDQCSHFNSIDLLKSKPTHLLVFIHHVMLQFDCAPVLCYLHADLFKNFNAKDTKKHFGEFYNTFLEKGAILKVPVPNNIGSELDRMRPEMISDEQQRRYASEIQYMQSPEILRQLDDFRQKRMMGMTPNERELNDVESHRPTDRIPMEMKEKAVAESLLEKMVEANPSIVADKDKSNSIFGAVAFYMKQLGVKTRALDNKKTKSGWRPSVPSVLKPWGTNKPSKPDKKPPPYDVKPIKPNPQPPRGSIIDSCIISVRKPGVGSGSALGPDCIEDLTISVSVTTSPDSQSDTDPKPVPDVGDASPVSTAGSLTICEPLSVIDTLPDDSQDSGSAEGGFLPDGPVTGQCFAPFPQQEEIEPRILELEQDPPNWRGLAAPEDVKKLSKKEIKRQEVINELFTTEHAHVRMLSVLQTVFSRPLEREEIMTMTETATIFPSLDEIIEMHYAFYENLKKLRQGDEFIVKTISTPLLNRFSGSEGEWFQKLTARFCSYQSWALEQIKSRQKKDPRFNAFILEAESKPQCRRLQLKDIIPIEMQRLTKYPLLLENIAKSTDDEMEKENINQAAESCRKILNHVNEEVKVMENLLILKDYQRRLDTSGLKPSNDLYSEYKNIDLSTRTMLFEGPLTWRVTKEKAIDVHCVLVSDLLVLFQKQDDKMVLKCQSKSNIAVQEGKQMLSPIIKLESVFLRDVATDPKALYVIFTWESGAQIYELVAQTIGEKKNWAEVIRATVDELKKRGGGNKLKRDGRSGSMPSSTSGPAYSPVHPPLSPTENGGDLLKSRGGRFKDSLTDEKNKETYPSLIDYLASNGFDPLSHSHSPPEKSAIAALDEVMYLKRLLVGSISLSDDSQTLGENGGTAPESQVADGVEESSTEGRTEGEESGGDGVNKGEEERGISAPLVLSQERLEEVQRRLQMLEEQLKRLQSVEEDHYKLQEALAKYSLQGGHYN
- the arhgef1b gene encoding rho guanine nucleotide exchange factor 1b isoform X2, which encodes MDHEDAHNGRGTSGAQGSNPAMNIIGAEDEDFENDEQPMVDDQCSHFNSIDLLKSKPTHLLVFIHHVMLQFDCAPVLCYLHADLFKNFNAKDTKKHFGEFYNTFLEKGAILKVPVPNNIGSELDRMRPEMISDEQQRRYASEIQYMQSPEILRQLDDFRQKRMMGMTPNERELNDVESHRPTDRIPMEMKEKAVAESLLEKMVEANPSIVADKDKSNSIFGAVAFYMKQLGVKTRALDNKKTKSGWRPSVPSVLKPWGTNKPSKPDKKPPPYDVKPIKPNPQPPRGSIIDSCIISVRKPGVGSGSALGPDCIEDLTISVSVTTSPDSQSDTDPKPVPDVGDASPVSTAGSLTICEPLSVIDTLPDDSQDSGRKKTRNVRRSESLCVERRHSRRSGSTRAKQSRSRSDVDLQSTSTSHPLSPSPQHSVSAEGGFLPDGPVTGQCFAPFPQQEEIEPRILELEQDPPNWRGLAAPEDVKKLSKKEIKRQEVINELFTTEHAHVRMLSVLQTVFSRPLEREEIMTMTETATIFPSLDEIIEMHYAFYENLKKLRQGDEFIVKTISTPLLNRFSGSEGEWFQKLTARFCSYQSWALEQIKSRQKKDPRFNAFILEAESKPQCRRLQLKDIIPIEMQRLTKYPLLLENIAKSTDDEMEKENINQAAESCRKILNHVNEEVKVMENLLILKDYQRRLDTSGLKPSNDLYSEYKNIDLSTRTMLFEGPLTWRVTKEKAIDVHCVLVSDLLVLFQKQDDKMVLKCQSKSNIAVQEGKQMLSPIIKLESVFLRDVATDPKALYVIFTWESGAQIYELVAQTIGEKKNWAEVIRATVDELKKRGGGNKLKRDGRSGSMPSSTSGPAYSPVHPPLSPTENGGDLLKSRGGRFKDSLTDEKNKETYPSLIDYLASNGFDPLSHSHSPPEKSAIAALDEVMYLKRLLVGSISLSDDSQTLGENGGTAPESQVADGEESSTEGRTEGEESGGDGVNKGEEERGISAPLVLSQERLEEVQRRLQMLEEQLKRLQSVEEDHYKLQEALAKYSLQGGHYN